In the genome of Variibacter gotjawalensis, one region contains:
- a CDS encoding S41 family peptidase translates to MSEPAGRMQTRTALKGFAVVFLMTFVAPLAPSDDASPLRAEAPVSLAKAPELDRAKLFDAVTTRIEERFFDGGKLKSIDWEQRAIETRKAVLAASDDAEAVRLIQAMLGELKTSHTALITPDEYSYYFLVDIVGGQDSVKELIARKFWGAGPFFAGIGAFTREQGGKHFVDAVFEGSPADYGGLKYGDEIVAVDGEPYRPIASFSGKVGSVAVVETRSRSGGDTSKLYIPVAPLRPKHAMSAATIASARVIEHAGKRIGYVHVWGVHDADAFKQALAKIEPTERERKADGSDETPPLDALIVDMRGRVGGTMGAARQMLEALDQRGSYWGETRFSENAQRARRGQRERTDAASMPPFRGRTVLLTNDGTRSAGEIFAQGFRQGGFGPIVGTPTAGAVSAAAAYVVPGDLLLYVAVTGLAFDGKSLEGSGVAPDHRVERPLAYAGGADPVLDAALDLAAKQFTR, encoded by the coding sequence ATGTCTGAGCCTGCTGGCCGGATGCAGACCCGCACAGCCCTCAAGGGCTTCGCCGTCGTTTTCCTGATGACGTTCGTTGCGCCGCTGGCGCCGAGCGACGACGCCTCGCCGCTGCGTGCCGAGGCGCCCGTGTCGCTCGCGAAAGCGCCGGAACTCGACCGGGCGAAGTTGTTCGACGCGGTGACGACGCGCATCGAGGAGCGTTTCTTCGATGGCGGCAAACTCAAGAGCATCGATTGGGAGCAGCGCGCGATCGAAACACGCAAGGCCGTGCTCGCAGCGTCCGACGATGCGGAGGCCGTGAGGCTCATCCAAGCGATGCTCGGCGAACTCAAAACGTCGCATACGGCGCTGATCACGCCGGACGAGTATTCGTATTACTTCCTCGTCGACATCGTCGGCGGACAGGACAGCGTCAAGGAATTGATCGCGCGCAAATTCTGGGGCGCGGGGCCGTTCTTCGCCGGCATCGGCGCCTTCACGCGCGAGCAGGGCGGCAAACACTTCGTCGATGCGGTCTTCGAAGGCTCGCCGGCTGACTACGGCGGCTTGAAATACGGTGACGAGATTGTCGCGGTGGACGGCGAGCCGTATCGGCCGATCGCGTCTTTTAGCGGCAAGGTTGGATCGGTCGCGGTCGTCGAAACACGGTCTCGCAGCGGCGGCGACACGTCGAAGCTTTACATCCCGGTCGCTCCGCTGCGGCCGAAGCATGCGATGTCGGCTGCTACGATCGCCAGCGCGCGCGTGATCGAACATGCGGGCAAGCGCATCGGCTACGTGCATGTCTGGGGCGTGCACGATGCCGATGCATTCAAGCAGGCGCTGGCGAAGATCGAACCGACCGAGCGCGAGCGCAAAGCGGATGGTTCTGACGAGACGCCGCCACTCGATGCCCTGATCGTCGATATGCGCGGCCGCGTCGGCGGCACGATGGGCGCGGCGCGGCAGATGCTGGAAGCGCTCGATCAGCGCGGTTCGTACTGGGGCGAAACGCGATTCTCGGAAAATGCGCAGCGGGCGCGCCGTGGTCAGCGCGAGCGGACGGATGCGGCGTCGATGCCGCCGTTCCGCGGGCGTACCGTGTTGCTGACGAACGATGGCACGCGCAGCGCCGGCGAGATTTTCGCGCAAGGTTTTCGGCAGGGTGGGTTTGGGCCGATCGTCGGAACGCCGACTGCTGGCGCCGTTTCGGCCGCTGCGGCTTACGTCGTTCCGGGCGATTTGCTGCTGTACGTTGCAGTCACGGGACTCGCGTTCGACGGCAAGTCACTCGAAGGTTCAGGCGTGGCGCCTGACCATCGTGTCGAACGCCCGCTCGCTTACGCGGGCGGCGCTGATCCGGTGCTCGATGCGGCGCTCGATCTCGCCGCCAAGCAATTCACGCGCTAA
- the ftsH gene encoding ATP-dependent zinc metalloprotease FtsH, whose product MNSNLRNFALWVIIVLLLLALFTLFQNPGSRQGPSDIPFSQFSTAVENGKVREVTIQGNEIHGVYSDGGGNFTTYQPNDPGLVGRLLAKGVEVKARAPGDNVPWFVSILVSWLPFVLLIGVWIFLSRQMQGAGGKAMGFGKSRAKLLTEAHGRVTFDDVAGVDEAKFDLQEIVEFLRDPSKFQRLGGRIPRGVLLVGPPGTGKTLIARAVAGEANVPFFTISGSDFVEMFVGVGASRVRDMFEQAKKNAPCIIFIDEIDAVGRHRGAGLGGGNDEREQTLNQLLVEMDGFEANEGIILIAATNRPDVLDPALLRPGRFDRQVIVPNPDVVGREQILKVHVRKVPLAPDVNLKTIARGTPGFSGADLMNLVNEAALMAARRNRRMVTQSEFEDAKDKVMMGAERKSLVMTEEEKMLTAYHEGGHAIVAFNVAATDPVHKATIIPRGRALGMVMQLPERDKLSMSYEQMTSRLAIMMGGRVAEEMIFGHDKVTSGAQSDIEQATRLARMMVTRWGFSKELGAVAYGENQEEVFLGHSVSRTQNISESTAQKIDSEVRRLVEEGHDAARRILEEKRDHLEALAKGLLEFETLSGDEIKDLLDGKKPNRESMIDTTPRSSAVPTAGKNRPRPESGPMEPQPQA is encoded by the coding sequence ATGAACTCCAATCTGCGGAATTTCGCCCTCTGGGTCATCATCGTCCTGTTGCTGTTGGCGTTGTTCACGCTGTTCCAGAACCCGGGCTCGCGTCAGGGCCCGAGCGACATCCCGTTCTCGCAGTTCTCGACCGCGGTGGAGAACGGCAAGGTTCGCGAAGTCACCATCCAGGGTAATGAGATCCACGGCGTCTATTCGGACGGCGGCGGCAACTTCACGACTTATCAGCCGAACGATCCGGGCCTCGTCGGCCGTCTCCTCGCCAAGGGCGTCGAGGTGAAGGCACGCGCGCCGGGCGACAACGTTCCGTGGTTCGTGTCGATCCTCGTCTCTTGGCTGCCGTTCGTTCTTTTGATCGGCGTGTGGATTTTCCTCTCGCGCCAGATGCAGGGCGCGGGCGGCAAGGCGATGGGCTTTGGCAAATCGCGCGCGAAGCTTCTGACCGAAGCGCATGGGCGCGTGACGTTCGACGACGTCGCGGGCGTCGACGAGGCTAAGTTCGACCTGCAAGAGATCGTCGAGTTCCTGCGCGACCCGTCCAAGTTCCAGCGTCTCGGCGGACGCATTCCGCGCGGCGTGCTGCTGGTCGGCCCTCCGGGCACCGGTAAGACGTTGATCGCACGTGCCGTCGCCGGCGAAGCCAACGTTCCGTTCTTCACAATCTCGGGCTCCGACTTCGTCGAGATGTTCGTCGGCGTTGGCGCGAGCCGCGTGCGCGACATGTTCGAGCAGGCGAAAAAGAATGCACCGTGCATCATCTTCATCGACGAAATCGACGCAGTCGGCCGTCACCGTGGCGCCGGTCTGGGCGGCGGCAATGACGAGCGCGAGCAGACCCTCAACCAGTTGCTGGTCGAGATGGACGGCTTCGAAGCGAACGAGGGTATCATCCTCATCGCGGCGACGAACCGCCCGGACGTGCTCGACCCGGCGTTGTTGCGTCCCGGCCGTTTCGACCGTCAGGTCATCGTGCCGAACCCGGACGTCGTCGGCCGCGAGCAGATCCTCAAGGTCCACGTTCGCAAAGTTCCGCTAGCGCCGGATGTCAACCTCAAGACCATCGCACGCGGCACGCCCGGCTTCTCGGGCGCCGACTTGATGAATCTCGTCAACGAAGCAGCTCTGATGGCGGCGCGGCGCAACAGGCGCATGGTGACGCAGAGCGAATTCGAAGACGCGAAAGACAAGGTGATGATGGGTGCCGAGCGTAAGTCGCTTGTCATGACCGAAGAAGAGAAGATGCTGACCGCGTATCACGAAGGCGGGCATGCGATTGTCGCGTTCAACGTGGCGGCGACCGACCCGGTGCACAAGGCGACGATCATTCCGCGCGGCCGTGCACTCGGCATGGTCATGCAGCTGCCGGAGCGCGACAAGTTGTCGATGAGCTACGAGCAGATGACGTCGCGTCTTGCGATCATGATGGGCGGCCGTGTCGCCGAAGAGATGATCTTCGGACACGACAAGGTCACGTCTGGCGCACAGTCGGACATTGAACAGGCAACGCGCCTTGCCCGTATGATGGTCACACGCTGGGGCTTCTCGAAGGAACTCGGTGCCGTCGCGTACGGCGAGAACCAGGAAGAAGTGTTCCTCGGTCACTCGGTCTCGCGCACGCAGAATATTTCGGAATCGACCGCGCAGAAGATCGACAGCGAAGTGCGCCGCTTGGTTGAAGAAGGCCATGACGCTGCACGCCGCATTCTGGAAGAGAAGCGCGATCACCTCGAAGCACTGGCCAAGGGCTTGCTCGAATTCGAGACGCTGTCGGGCGACGAGATCAAGGACTTGCTCGACGGCAAGAAGCCGAACCGCGAGAGCATGATCGATACGACCCCGCGCTCTTCGGCGGTGCCGACCGCCGGCAAGAACCGTCCGCGTCCCGAATCGGGTCCGATGGAGCCGCAGCCGCAGGCGTAA